Proteins encoded within one genomic window of Acidimicrobiales bacterium:
- a CDS encoding ammonium transporter — MIRRRLSRLREKDTRKLILIYATGKMLGVGAMFAAIKGITWFLPQVAGAEDMKTLHDVTAQVHTSISAINTAWVLVTAFLVFFMQAGFMGLEIGFARSKETVNVLMECVFDTCLCGILYWAFGFAFQFGAGNAFIGHNYFFLHGAPVVYNYGGVAGGVSYNTGVAFLAFFLFQFAFADTASTVTSGAMIGRTSFKGDILYSMCVSGFFYPIFGHWAWGPGGWLQNLHTSAFSFIHSDIFFRDFAGSTVVHTVGGVIALMGAIVLGPRLGRKFKRDGGGPTPPSDLAWGAIGGVILWFGWYGFNPGSTLSALDFAGIGRVAANTTLAACAGGMVAVFFVYPRSKKWDLGMSVNGFLGGLVAITAPCYWVSPGYAVLIGAIAGVIVPLAVDAMEYLRIDDPIGAVAVHMVAGIWGTLSIGLFASGDFGPFKGLFYGGGTQQLWAQAIGSASCLAFVGGLSYVVFRIIATLPGSWNLRLEQELELEGIDITEHGTPAYHVEFGQGMTYTTPSGLPPRTGVTTPAAPKVEV; from the coding sequence ATGATCCGCCGGCGTTTGTCTCGACTCAGGGAGAAGGACACGCGCAAGCTGATCCTGATCTACGCCACGGGGAAGATGCTCGGCGTCGGCGCCATGTTCGCAGCGATCAAGGGCATCACGTGGTTCCTCCCTCAGGTCGCCGGGGCCGAGGACATGAAGACACTGCACGACGTCACCGCGCAGGTGCACACGTCGATCAGCGCCATCAACACGGCGTGGGTGCTCGTGACCGCGTTCCTCGTCTTCTTCATGCAGGCCGGTTTCATGGGTCTGGAGATCGGCTTCGCCCGGTCGAAGGAAACGGTCAACGTCCTCATGGAGTGCGTGTTCGACACGTGCCTGTGCGGCATCCTCTACTGGGCCTTCGGCTTCGCCTTCCAGTTCGGTGCCGGCAACGCGTTCATCGGCCACAACTACTTCTTCCTGCACGGAGCGCCGGTTGTCTACAACTACGGCGGCGTGGCGGGCGGTGTGTCCTACAACACCGGCGTGGCGTTCCTCGCCTTCTTCCTGTTCCAGTTCGCCTTTGCCGACACGGCGTCAACGGTGACGTCGGGCGCCATGATCGGTCGCACCAGCTTCAAGGGCGACATCCTCTACTCGATGTGCGTGTCGGGCTTCTTCTATCCGATCTTCGGCCACTGGGCCTGGGGCCCCGGCGGTTGGTTGCAGAACTTGCACACCAGCGCCTTCAGCTTCATCCACTCCGACATCTTCTTCCGTGACTTTGCCGGCTCGACCGTCGTGCACACCGTCGGCGGCGTCATCGCCCTTATGGGTGCGATCGTGCTCGGCCCTCGACTCGGGCGGAAGTTCAAGCGAGACGGCGGCGGTCCAACGCCGCCGAGCGATCTCGCGTGGGGCGCCATCGGCGGCGTCATCCTGTGGTTCGGCTGGTACGGGTTCAACCCCGGCTCGACGCTCTCCGCCCTCGACTTCGCCGGCATCGGCCGGGTCGCGGCCAACACCACACTCGCCGCCTGTGCCGGCGGCATGGTCGCCGTCTTCTTCGTCTACCCACGATCGAAGAAGTGGGACCTGGGCATGTCGGTGAACGGCTTCCTCGGCGGCCTCGTCGCCATCACGGCGCCCTGCTACTGGGTGAGTCCCGGCTATGCGGTGCTCATCGGTGCGATCGCCGGTGTCATCGTGCCCCTCGCCGTCGACGCCATGGAGTACCTGCGCATCGACGACCCGATCGGCGCGGTGGCCGTCCACATGGTGGCGGGCATCTGGGGCACGTTGTCCATCGGCCTGTTCGCCAGCGGCGACTTCGGGCCGTTCAAGGGCTTGTTCTACGGCGGCGGGACGCAGCAGTTGTGGGCGCAGGCCATCGGTAGCGCGTCGTGCCTCGCCTTTGTGGGGGGTCTGTCCTACGTCGTGTTCCGCATCATCGCCACGCTGCCCGGCTCGTGGAACCTGCGACTCGAGCAAGAACTCGAACTCGAGGGCATCGACATCACCGAGCACGGCACGCCGGCGTACCACGTCGAGTTCGGTCAGGGCATGACGTACACGACGCCGAGCGGCTTGCCGCCTCGCACCGGCGTCACCACCCCGGCGGCGCCGAAGGTGGAGGTGTAG
- a CDS encoding P-II family nitrogen regulator — MPYLITAIIKPFKLEEVKENLRAAGMLGLTVTEVSGYGRQGGKTESFRGTEYKMEFVPKVKIEVLVGDTEVDKVIDLIASSAHTGKVGDGKIWAVDLSRLMRIRTSEQGDDAI; from the coding sequence GTGCCGTATCTCATCACCGCAATCATCAAGCCGTTCAAGCTCGAAGAGGTGAAGGAGAACCTGCGGGCCGCCGGCATGCTCGGGCTCACCGTTACCGAAGTGAGCGGCTACGGCCGCCAGGGGGGCAAGACGGAGTCGTTCCGCGGCACCGAATACAAAATGGAGTTCGTGCCCAAGGTCAAGATCGAGGTGCTCGTCGGCGACACCGAGGTCGACAAGGTCATCGATCTCATCGCCTCCTCGGCGCACACCGGCAAGGTGGGCGACGGCAAGATCTGGGCCGTCGACCTCTCCCGGCTCATGCGGATTCGTACGAGCGAGCAAGGCGACGACGCCATCTAA
- a CDS encoding ribonuclease HII: MASKRTPPSLRQERALWDEGFAVVAGMDEVGRGAWAGPLSVGAAVLPRDKRVYNVRDSKMLSEKERERLFDRIASWCVAWSVGHATHEECDELGMSAAQKLAAKRCLDGLGVEVDKVLLDGNWDFVGGGRTIKLIKGDARCLSIAAASILAKVTRDRMMRAEAPHFPGYDFERNKGYPCPWHKAALRAMGPTSLHRRSWVFMDHLPWGVKQLEGENPAPDPTLF; the protein is encoded by the coding sequence ATGGCCAGCAAGCGGACTCCGCCCTCGCTCCGCCAGGAAAGGGCGCTGTGGGACGAGGGCTTCGCCGTCGTCGCCGGCATGGACGAGGTCGGCCGTGGGGCATGGGCCGGCCCGCTGTCGGTGGGCGCGGCGGTGCTCCCGAGAGACAAGCGCGTCTACAACGTGCGCGACTCGAAGATGCTTAGCGAGAAGGAGCGTGAGCGCCTCTTCGACCGCATCGCGAGCTGGTGCGTGGCGTGGTCCGTGGGCCACGCCACCCATGAGGAGTGCGACGAGTTGGGCATGTCCGCCGCGCAGAAGCTGGCGGCCAAGCGCTGCCTCGACGGCCTCGGTGTCGAGGTCGACAAGGTGCTGCTCGACGGCAACTGGGACTTCGTGGGCGGCGGACGCACGATCAAGCTGATCAAGGGCGACGCCCGCTGCCTGTCGATCGCGGCGGCGTCGATCCTCGCCAAGGTGACACGCGACCGCATGATGCGCGCCGAAGCGCCCCACTTCCCCGGCTACGACTTCGAGCGCAACAAGGGCTATCCGTGCCCGTGGCACAAGGCGGCACTGCGGGCGATGGGCCCGACGTCGCTGCACCGGCGCAGCTGGGTGTTCATGGATCACCTGCCGTGGGGCGTCAAGCAACTCGAAGGCGAGAATCCCGCACCCGATCCGACGCTGTTCTGA
- a CDS encoding glycoside hydrolase family 38 C-terminal domain-containing protein, which produces MTPRRVNIVPHTHWDREWYSPFQKFRMRLVEMVDGLLPLLDGDASYSHFLLDGQMAVVDDYLEVRPEAEATLRRLAGEGRLAMGPWYSLPDEFLVSGETIIRNLQTGLARAAQFGGAMDVGYLPDMFGHVSQMPQIFRLFGFEHAVVWRGVPNAIDRTGFMWSSPDGSTVRAEYLWRGYGNGARTPKDSKELLERIAEYEALTHAAMDGRNPTHPAPMLWMNGSDHLSPDPWLGQVIAEANAAQQDFDLQITTLADHLKTSPTKDLPKWTGELRSGGRANLLMGVTSNRTDVRLLAARAERALERLAEPLSALFLPAEKWPGALLAIAWKEMLRNAAHDSICACSHDDVVDAVIVRFQEARHIGEGLTYQAKRAIAAQCPSPGAVIINPSAKTRSGLVELDVPGEGPAPGAQVIHERPSVRGEITFTADKVGALLSRLRSQRIDDETYFTEVVIDDNDDALEITLRANPQLREWLELDAIKRDIAQKVSEHPERPIRMRITQNPQRRIVSRIDDIAGFGWRHWTGEPSHVLPVTVEGESMSNGLVTAAIDTNTGTLTINGLAGFDRLVDGGDQGDTYNYSPPDNDTLVDAPRSVEVRTLESGPLRARLEVVRTYEWPDRIDDVKRARVGSHTVAITTVYELQAGERMVRVRTTFDNPARDHRLRTLFPLPAVATGSRADCAFAVPERGLRSEGGTHELELPTHPAKRFVQAGGLTIVVDGVTEYEVVEAGKKLALTLLRASAMLSRIEMTYRPQPAGPPDVLRGSQMLGPVEARYAIAIGDGDPFALADDFLVPLEVANAPGDGPGRDSGQALSVTGAEVSSVQRVPGGIEVRVWNPSDEEATLHITDGVGWVVDLRGRPVRPFEGDSVLRPWEILTVRMPHLPA; this is translated from the coding sequence ATGACGCCGCGCCGGGTCAACATCGTCCCCCACACCCACTGGGACCGCGAGTGGTACTCGCCGTTCCAGAAGTTCCGGATGCGACTCGTCGAGATGGTCGACGGGCTGCTGCCACTGCTCGACGGCGACGCGTCGTACAGCCACTTCCTGCTCGACGGGCAGATGGCGGTCGTCGACGACTACCTCGAGGTGCGTCCCGAAGCCGAAGCCACGCTGCGGCGCCTCGCGGGTGAGGGCCGCCTGGCGATGGGCCCGTGGTACTCGCTGCCCGACGAATTCCTGGTCTCGGGCGAAACGATCATCCGGAATCTGCAAACCGGCCTCGCCCGCGCCGCGCAATTCGGCGGCGCCATGGACGTCGGCTACCTGCCCGACATGTTCGGCCACGTATCGCAGATGCCACAGATCTTCCGGCTCTTCGGCTTCGAGCACGCGGTGGTGTGGCGCGGCGTGCCGAACGCGATCGACCGCACGGGCTTCATGTGGTCGTCCCCCGATGGGTCGACGGTGCGCGCCGAATACCTATGGCGAGGCTACGGCAACGGGGCACGCACGCCGAAGGACTCGAAAGAGCTGCTCGAGCGCATTGCCGAGTACGAGGCGCTCACGCACGCGGCGATGGACGGGCGCAACCCCACGCATCCCGCGCCGATGCTGTGGATGAACGGCAGTGACCACCTCTCCCCCGACCCCTGGCTCGGTCAAGTGATCGCCGAGGCCAACGCGGCCCAGCAGGACTTCGACCTCCAGATCACAACGCTCGCCGACCACCTCAAGACGAGCCCGACGAAGGATCTGCCCAAGTGGACGGGCGAGTTGCGGTCGGGCGGCCGCGCCAACCTGCTGATGGGCGTCACGTCGAACCGCACCGACGTGCGGCTACTCGCCGCCCGCGCCGAGCGTGCCCTCGAACGTCTCGCCGAGCCGTTGAGCGCGCTCTTCCTGCCGGCGGAAAAGTGGCCGGGCGCACTGCTGGCGATCGCGTGGAAGGAAATGTTGCGCAACGCGGCCCACGACTCGATCTGCGCCTGCTCACACGACGACGTGGTCGACGCCGTCATCGTTCGTTTCCAGGAGGCGCGCCACATCGGCGAGGGGCTGACATATCAAGCGAAGCGCGCCATCGCCGCGCAGTGCCCGTCGCCCGGGGCGGTGATCATCAACCCGTCGGCCAAGACGCGCAGCGGGCTCGTCGAACTCGACGTGCCGGGCGAAGGCCCCGCTCCGGGCGCGCAGGTCATCCACGAACGGCCGTCGGTACGCGGTGAGATCACCTTCACGGCCGACAAGGTCGGCGCGCTGCTGTCGCGACTGCGCAGCCAGCGCATCGACGACGAGACGTACTTCACCGAAGTGGTCATCGACGACAACGACGACGCGCTAGAGATCACCTTGCGTGCCAACCCGCAGCTGCGCGAGTGGCTCGAGCTGGACGCCATCAAGCGCGACATCGCGCAGAAGGTGTCGGAGCACCCGGAGCGTCCGATCAGGATGCGCATCACGCAGAACCCACAGCGCCGCATCGTCTCGCGCATCGACGACATCGCCGGCTTCGGCTGGCGGCATTGGACGGGCGAGCCGTCGCACGTCCTGCCCGTCACCGTCGAGGGCGAGTCGATGTCCAACGGCCTCGTGACCGCAGCCATCGACACGAACACCGGCACGCTCACCATCAACGGCCTCGCCGGCTTCGACCGCCTCGTCGACGGCGGCGACCAGGGCGACACCTACAACTACTCGCCGCCCGACAATGACACGCTGGTCGACGCGCCGCGTTCGGTCGAGGTGCGCACGCTCGAGTCCGGTCCGCTGCGGGCGCGCCTCGAAGTGGTGCGCACGTACGAGTGGCCCGATCGCATCGACGACGTAAAGCGCGCCCGCGTCGGATCGCACACTGTCGCCATCACGACCGTCTACGAACTGCAAGCCGGCGAGCGCATGGTGCGGGTGCGCACCACCTTCGACAATCCGGCGCGCGATCACCGGCTGCGCACGCTGTTCCCGCTGCCGGCCGTGGCAACCGGATCGCGCGCCGACTGCGCGTTCGCCGTTCCCGAGCGTGGCCTGCGCAGCGAGGGCGGTACCCACGAACTCGAACTGCCGACGCATCCGGCGAAGCGATTCGTACAAGCCGGCGGCCTGACGATCGTGGTCGACGGCGTCACGGAGTACGAAGTCGTCGAAGCCGGAAAGAAGCTGGCCCTGACGTTGCTGCGCGCGTCGGCGATGTTGTCGCGCATCGAGATGACCTACCGACCCCAGCCCGCCGGGCCGCCCGACGTGTTGCGCGGCTCGCAGATGCTCGGCCCCGTCGAAGCGCGCTACGCCATCGCCATCGGCGACGGCGATCCGTTCGCGCTGGCCGACGACTTTCTCGTCCCTCTCGAAGTGGCGAATGCGCCCGGTGACGGTCCCGGACGCGATAGCGGCCAAGCGCTGTCGGTCACCGGTGCTGAGGTGTCGTCCGTGCAGCGCGTCCCCGGCGGCATCGAGGTGCGCGTGTGGAACCCGTCGGACGAGGAAGCCACGTTGCACATCACCGACGGCGTCGGTTGGGTCGTCGACCTGCGCGGTCGTCCGGTGCGTCCCTTCGAAGGCGACAGCGTGCTGCGGCCATGGGAAATTCTCACCGTGCGCATGCCACACTTGCCGGCTTGA
- a CDS encoding NAD(P)H-dependent glycerol-3-phosphate dehydrogenase: protein MTQETRQRVAVIGAGSWGTAVAALSAANASTVLWARRPELAEQIAKEHQNGDYLAGLPLPNSLEVTSDVRAAVDGADVVVMGVPSHGFRAVLDELRPSLSPGVPIVSLSKGMEQDTQLRMTEVIADVAPDHPAGVLTGPNLAKEVLQGSPAAAVVAFADESVAEGLQSVFSTTTFRVYRNDDVVGCEVAGALKNVMALAAGMADGMGFGDNTKAALLTRGLAELTRLGVALGGNPLTFSGLAGMGDLVATCISRQSRNRHVGEQLGKGRKLDDIIAEMKMVAEGVKTARSVVAIAQKAGVEMPIAEQVVAVLDGEVSASDVIVRLMSRSAKSESHGIA, encoded by the coding sequence ATGACCCAAGAGACGAGGCAGCGGGTAGCGGTGATCGGTGCGGGATCCTGGGGCACGGCGGTGGCCGCGTTGAGCGCGGCGAACGCGTCGACGGTCTTGTGGGCTCGCCGGCCCGAGCTCGCCGAGCAGATCGCCAAGGAACACCAGAACGGCGACTACCTCGCCGGCTTGCCGCTGCCCAACTCGCTCGAAGTGACGAGCGACGTCCGCGCCGCCGTCGACGGCGCCGACGTGGTCGTCATGGGCGTGCCCTCGCACGGTTTTCGCGCCGTTCTCGACGAGTTGCGCCCGAGTCTGTCGCCCGGCGTTCCCATCGTCAGCTTGTCGAAGGGCATGGAGCAGGACACGCAGTTGCGCATGACCGAAGTGATCGCCGACGTCGCCCCCGATCACCCCGCGGGCGTGCTCACGGGTCCGAACCTCGCCAAGGAAGTACTCCAGGGCTCACCCGCCGCCGCCGTCGTTGCCTTCGCCGACGAGTCGGTGGCCGAGGGACTCCAATCGGTGTTCTCGACCACCACCTTCCGCGTCTACCGCAACGACGACGTCGTCGGCTGCGAAGTTGCCGGCGCGCTCAAGAACGTGATGGCGCTCGCCGCCGGCATGGCCGACGGCATGGGCTTCGGCGACAACACGAAGGCGGCGTTGCTCACCCGCGGCCTCGCCGAGTTGACACGTCTCGGCGTCGCTCTCGGCGGCAATCCGCTCACCTTCTCGGGTCTCGCCGGCATGGGCGACCTCGTAGCGACGTGCATTTCGCGTCAAAGCCGTAATCGTCACGTCGGCGAGCAACTTGGTAAGGGTCGCAAGCTCGATGACATCATCGCCGAGATGAAGATGGTGGCCGAGGGCGTGAAGACGGCGCGCAGCGTCGTGGCGATCGCGCAGAAGGCTGGCGTCGAGATGCCCATCGCCGAACAAGTCGTGGCCGTGCTCGACGGCGAAGTATCGGCCAGCGACGTCATCGTGCGCCTGATGTCGCGCTCGGCCAAGTCCGAGTCGCACGGCATCGCTTGA
- the cofC gene encoding 2-phospho-L-lactate guanylyltransferase, whose protein sequence is MERVAVVVPIRSFRAGKGRLAGVLSDGERAALARTLAQRVLDAAAPLPVYVVTNDDDVIAFASENDAKVVADPGSLDAAADAGRAAVAADGFGRVIVAHADLKSPEPFAWVADFDGVTIVPDRHGNGSNVLALPTDVAFSFAYGDGSRLRHETEAITRGLRLRIVHDASLAWDVDEPSDLS, encoded by the coding sequence GTGGAACGCGTTGCCGTGGTCGTGCCGATCCGCAGCTTTCGCGCGGGTAAGGGACGCCTCGCCGGGGTGCTGAGTGACGGCGAACGGGCCGCGCTGGCGCGCACGCTGGCCCAGCGCGTGCTCGACGCCGCGGCCCCGCTCCCGGTGTACGTCGTGACCAATGACGACGACGTGATCGCGTTCGCCAGCGAGAACGACGCCAAGGTCGTCGCCGATCCGGGCAGCCTCGACGCCGCCGCCGACGCTGGTCGCGCCGCGGTCGCCGCCGACGGCTTCGGCAGGGTGATCGTCGCCCACGCCGATCTCAAAAGCCCTGAACCGTTCGCCTGGGTCGCAGACTTCGACGGCGTAACGATCGTGCCCGATCGTCACGGCAACGGCAGCAACGTGCTGGCGCTACCGACCGATGTCGCGTTCAGCTTCGCCTACGGAGACGGATCGCGTCTGCGTCACGAAACCGAAGCGATCACCCGTGGCTTGCGGTTGCGCATCGTGCACGACGCGTCGTTGGCGTGGGACGTCGACGAACCGTCGGACCTGTCGTAA
- a CDS encoding adenylate/guanylate cyclase domain-containing protein, whose protein sequence is MTCPSCAASAPDNARFCPSCGHALAARSDERRVITVLFADIVGFTTLSETRDPEHVKNLVDSWFARLAVDVTSHGGRVDKTIGDALMAIFGAPIAHEDDAERAVRCALAMQRTVTELATDNEAAVRLRVGVNTGEVLIGGMRAGGDFTAMGDAVNVSSRLQTAADPGTVVVGPATYAATRGVIAYEELEPLQARGREERVPRWRATATLAMPGRRASQRRSPLVGRDSEVALLRAVMATSLARSRPSVAVMYGEPGVGKTRLAEETAEMAKREHGALVLEGRCVPYGEANVWWPVAEAVREAVGLDATCDLVDASVRGRVRVKVAEVSRLEDDDPELDRLVSGLMYVLGDADALGGIDPARAPSEVRRSIEALIQGLARQQPLVIGLAELHWADDVVLSLIDDLLERAIGLPVFVLATARPDLEKRWSPPPGRHNAVAMHLDPLDEVAAGQLLSSLLGSEASHEVVRLVMERAGGNPLFLEELAGLLSDAGNSVGELPATLRGLVAARIDGLDQSARDILDDAAVIGSDGRVDALAVLAQSRGRALDEAALDELVARELLEEDAGAWSFRSELVREVAYDTLTKADRARRHAAIGVWMAERRRSLGREDDELEPIAHHLSTAALLRQSLGDITGVPADIGPRALRAIERAAMAAKGRGMHAGSIFLLDRALELLDPEDRANRHRVLLARGSAYATLRVVDRGLADVEAVAADLGEGELAEWAQVEMLRGDLRTSAGNSEGAISALEHALELWREIGDAAAEAKTLRLMGMTYLFAGDNAAADRMLDDALAAFRAIGDRQGEAWALQNRAWLSFNQGLLDEADARLHEAEASFVEIGDYGGLGFVRGMLGFVRMFQGRFEEAGELAENILANERDRNDKWALGMILLLLSSVKLFTGKPDEAISPAIEAGELFSAIGDNERLLQAHATRARSLVAVGRIDEATALLRDLFEREEADSPIGYGPIPAAVAAQLGEPEMLASALGHPAQTLTSMGTVADHEMTVLRGVHALLSGDATRARTLLETSANKATNEGQRAYAYGALAVAAAADRQPKLALEAADAALAAEGGTYLDVQLAKTAQALAFAQMDDRRALVVADDVVKRASETTDALAQATALLVRASVACALRTDDAVDQAADADQSLEALGTDLPAWREVFAAAATPDARL, encoded by the coding sequence GTGACGTGTCCGAGCTGCGCTGCCAGTGCCCCTGACAACGCTCGGTTCTGTCCGTCCTGCGGGCACGCTCTGGCCGCTCGCAGCGACGAAAGACGAGTAATTACGGTGCTTTTTGCCGACATCGTGGGTTTCACCACGCTGTCGGAGACCCGTGACCCCGAACACGTCAAGAACCTCGTGGACTCGTGGTTCGCCCGCCTCGCCGTCGACGTCACCAGCCACGGCGGCCGCGTCGACAAGACGATCGGCGATGCGTTGATGGCGATCTTCGGTGCGCCCATCGCGCACGAGGACGACGCGGAACGCGCCGTGCGCTGCGCGCTGGCAATGCAACGCACCGTCACCGAGCTTGCGACCGACAACGAAGCCGCGGTGCGTCTGCGCGTCGGGGTCAACACGGGCGAAGTGTTGATCGGCGGCATGCGCGCCGGCGGCGATTTCACCGCGATGGGCGACGCGGTAAATGTTTCGAGTCGCCTGCAAACTGCGGCCGATCCCGGCACGGTCGTCGTCGGTCCGGCGACCTACGCCGCCACGCGCGGGGTCATCGCGTACGAAGAGCTCGAGCCGTTGCAGGCGCGCGGACGCGAAGAACGCGTGCCGCGCTGGCGCGCCACCGCCACGTTGGCGATGCCCGGACGACGCGCGTCGCAACGCCGCAGCCCCCTCGTCGGTCGCGACAGTGAGGTTGCGTTGCTGCGCGCGGTGATGGCCACGAGCCTGGCGCGCAGCCGCCCGAGCGTTGCGGTGATGTACGGCGAGCCAGGTGTCGGCAAGACGCGCCTCGCCGAAGAAACCGCCGAGATGGCCAAGCGCGAACACGGCGCGCTCGTGCTCGAAGGCCGGTGCGTCCCCTACGGCGAAGCCAACGTGTGGTGGCCCGTCGCCGAAGCGGTACGCGAAGCCGTCGGCCTCGACGCCACGTGTGATCTCGTCGACGCGAGCGTGCGCGGGCGCGTCCGCGTCAAGGTCGCCGAAGTGTCACGGCTCGAGGACGACGACCCCGAGCTCGATCGCCTCGTCAGCGGGCTCATGTACGTCCTCGGTGACGCCGACGCGCTCGGCGGAATCGATCCAGCCCGCGCGCCCTCCGAGGTGCGTCGCTCGATCGAGGCGTTGATTCAAGGCCTCGCCCGTCAGCAACCGTTGGTGATCGGTCTCGCCGAACTGCACTGGGCTGACGACGTGGTGCTCAGCCTGATCGACGACCTGCTCGAGCGGGCCATCGGTTTGCCGGTCTTCGTGCTCGCCACGGCGCGGCCTGACCTCGAGAAGCGGTGGTCGCCGCCGCCGGGTCGGCACAACGCGGTGGCGATGCACCTCGATCCCCTCGACGAGGTGGCCGCCGGCCAGCTGCTGTCGTCGCTGCTCGGATCTGAGGCGTCGCACGAAGTCGTGCGGCTGGTGATGGAGCGGGCGGGGGGCAACCCGCTGTTCCTCGAAGAACTCGCGGGGCTGCTGAGCGACGCCGGCAACTCGGTGGGCGAACTGCCGGCGACCCTGCGCGGGCTCGTGGCGGCGCGTATCGACGGGCTCGACCAGTCGGCGCGCGACATCCTCGACGATGCCGCGGTGATCGGGAGCGATGGACGCGTCGACGCGCTGGCGGTACTCGCCCAGTCGCGGGGCCGCGCCCTCGACGAAGCCGCGTTGGACGAACTCGTCGCCCGTGAGCTGCTCGAAGAAGACGCCGGCGCGTGGTCGTTCCGCTCCGAACTCGTGCGCGAAGTCGCCTACGACACCCTGACCAAGGCCGATCGCGCCCGGCGCCACGCCGCGATCGGCGTGTGGATGGCGGAGCGCCGGCGCAGCCTGGGGCGCGAAGACGACGAACTCGAACCGATCGCGCACCACTTGAGTACAGCCGCGCTGCTGCGGCAGTCGCTCGGCGACATCACCGGCGTGCCCGCCGACATCGGACCGCGGGCGCTGCGCGCCATCGAACGTGCCGCGATGGCGGCCAAAGGCCGCGGCATGCACGCCGGCTCGATCTTCTTGCTGGACCGCGCCCTCGAACTGCTCGACCCGGAGGACCGGGCCAACCGCCACCGCGTCCTGCTCGCCCGCGGCAGCGCCTACGCCACGCTGCGCGTGGTCGATCGCGGCCTCGCGGATGTCGAAGCGGTCGCGGCCGACCTCGGTGAAGGCGAGCTGGCGGAATGGGCGCAAGTCGAGATGCTCCGGGGCGACCTGCGCACGAGCGCGGGCAACAGCGAAGGCGCGATCAGCGCGCTCGAACATGCCCTCGAGCTGTGGCGCGAGATCGGCGATGCGGCCGCCGAAGCCAAGACGCTGCGGCTCATGGGGATGACCTATCTCTTCGCCGGCGACAACGCGGCAGCCGACCGCATGCTCGACGACGCCCTCGCCGCCTTCCGAGCGATCGGCGACCGCCAAGGCGAAGCGTGGGCGTTGCAGAACCGCGCCTGGCTGAGCTTCAACCAGGGCCTGCTCGACGAAGCCGACGCGCGACTGCACGAAGCGGAGGCGTCCTTTGTCGAGATCGGCGATTACGGCGGGCTCGGTTTCGTCCGCGGCATGCTCGGCTTCGTCCGCATGTTCCAGGGCCGGTTCGAGGAAGCCGGCGAACTCGCCGAGAACATCCTCGCCAACGAGCGCGACCGCAACGACAAGTGGGCGCTCGGCATGATCCTGCTGTTGCTGTCGAGCGTGAAGCTGTTCACCGGCAAGCCCGACGAAGCGATCAGCCCGGCGATCGAGGCTGGCGAATTGTTCAGCGCCATCGGCGACAACGAACGATTGCTGCAAGCCCACGCCACGCGCGCGCGCAGCCTCGTCGCCGTGGGCCGCATCGACGAGGCCACGGCGTTGCTCCGCGACTTGTTCGAACGCGAGGAAGCGGACTCCCCCATTGGCTACGGCCCGATCCCGGCCGCCGTCGCGGCTCAACTGGGTGAGCCGGAGATGCTGGCGTCGGCCCTCGGTCACCCCGCGCAGACGCTGACGTCGATGGGTACGGTCGCCGACCACGAGATGACGGTGCTACGCGGCGTGCACGCGCTGCTCAGCGGCGACGCGACTCGGGCGCGCACGCTGCTCGAAACATCCGCGAACAAGGCGACCAACGAAGGCCAGCGCGCCTATGCGTACGGCGCACTCGCCGTCGCCGCCGCAGCCGACCGGCAACCGAAGCTGGCGCTCGAGGCGGCGGACGCCGCGCTGGCAGCCGAAGGCGGAACATACCTCGACGTGCAGTTGGCCAAGACGGCACAGGCGCTGGCGTTCGCGCAGATGGACGACCGCCGCGCGCTCGTCGTCGCCGACGACGTCGTCAAGCGCGCCAGCGAGACCACCGACGCCTTGGCGCAAGCGACGGCGCTGCTCGTGCGCGCCAGCGTGGCGTGCGCCCTGCGCACCGATGACGCCGTCGACCAGGCCGCCGACGCCGACCAGTCGCTCGAAGCGCTCGGCACCGACCTGCCGGCGTGGCGCGAAGTGTTCGCCGCGGCGGCGACACCCGACGCTCGCCTCTGA